One genomic segment of Halomarina pelagica includes these proteins:
- a CDS encoding MBL fold metallo-hydrolase: MTERDHSDADEPVASIAPEELKERIDDGEEVFVLDTRSEDDFEEWRIDGESVEVVNYPYYELIDGIPEDLLEALPDDREITVLCAKGGASEMVAEHLESEGYDVDHLERGMKGWARVYEYAELDVDVDATVAQYRRPSSGCLAYLVVSDGEAAVVDPLRAFTEEYVQDVRTLGAELRYALDTHVHADHVSGIRALAETTDATAVLPEPAADRGATYDVHYETVADGDVLSVGGVEIEVVHTPGHTTGMTAYGVGNVLFTGDGLFTESVARPDLEDPEAARDAARTLYESLQGKVLTRPDDTVVAPAHFSDAATSAPDGTHTAELGDLTERMDALSMDEDEFVDFVVSDVPPRPANYEEIIATNLGRRSPDDETAFELELGPNNCAASEGALTN; this comes from the coding sequence ATGACCGAACGGGACCACTCAGATGCCGACGAACCGGTCGCATCGATCGCGCCGGAGGAGTTGAAGGAGCGTATCGACGACGGCGAGGAGGTGTTCGTCCTCGACACGCGCTCGGAGGACGACTTCGAGGAGTGGCGCATCGACGGCGAGAGCGTCGAGGTCGTGAACTACCCCTACTACGAACTGATCGACGGGATCCCCGAGGACTTGCTCGAAGCGCTCCCGGACGACCGGGAGATCACGGTGCTCTGCGCGAAGGGGGGTGCCAGCGAGATGGTCGCCGAGCACCTCGAATCGGAGGGCTACGACGTCGACCACCTCGAACGCGGGATGAAGGGCTGGGCGCGCGTCTACGAGTACGCGGAACTCGACGTCGACGTCGACGCCACTGTCGCTCAGTATCGGCGGCCGTCGAGCGGCTGTCTGGCGTACCTCGTCGTCTCCGACGGGGAAGCCGCCGTCGTCGATCCGCTCCGCGCGTTCACCGAGGAGTACGTCCAGGACGTGCGAACCCTCGGTGCCGAACTCCGGTACGCGCTCGATACGCACGTCCACGCGGATCACGTCTCCGGGATCCGCGCCCTCGCGGAGACGACCGACGCGACGGCGGTCCTGCCCGAACCCGCCGCCGACCGCGGCGCGACCTACGACGTCCACTACGAGACGGTCGCGGACGGCGACGTCCTCAGCGTCGGGGGCGTCGAGATCGAGGTCGTCCACACGCCCGGGCACACGACCGGCATGACCGCGTACGGGGTCGGGAACGTCCTGTTTACCGGCGACGGGCTCTTCACCGAGAGCGTCGCTCGCCCGGATCTCGAAGACCCCGAGGCGGCGAGGGATGCGGCGCGGACGCTCTATGAGAGTCTCCAGGGAAAGGTCCTGACGCGACCCGACGACACGGTCGTCGCGCCGGCGCACTTCAGCGACGCCGCGACTTCCGCCCCCGACGGTACGCACACGGCCGAACTCGGCGATCTGACCGAGCGGATGGACGCGCTCTCGATGGACGAAGACGAGTTCGTCGATTTCGTCGTCTCCGACGTGCCTCCGCGTCCCGCCAACTACGAGGAGATCATCGCGACGAACCTCGGACGGCGATCCCCCGACGACGAGACGGCGTTCGAACTCGAACTCGGCCCGA
- a CDS encoding sulfurtransferase TusA family protein, whose translation MTAYEVTETLDVKGQNCPMPVVKTKQAVDQLAADDVLEVLATDPGSVSDIAGWAESTDGVELLDQREGDEVYSHYVRKTE comes from the coding sequence ATGACAGCGTACGAAGTCACCGAGACGCTCGACGTGAAGGGGCAGAACTGCCCGATGCCGGTCGTGAAGACCAAACAGGCCGTCGACCAGCTCGCCGCGGACGATGTCCTCGAGGTCCTCGCGACGGACCCGGGGAGCGTGAGCGACATCGCGGGCTGGGCGGAGAGCACCGACGGCGTCGAACTCCTCGACCAGCGGGAGGGCGACGAGGTGTACAGCCACTACGTCCGCAAGACGGAGTGA
- a CDS encoding DsrE family protein has protein sequence MDKIGIVVSDDSPKRLAMAMNLGHTALASETEVLVYFTFDGLTHLLEGDRDVSEIEALLDAGMPNPYDLLDAFVADGGDLVSTVACTTTLDMLRWEQDAMDESVTTRFAGAATFLEEVDDADQVFTF, from the coding sequence ATGGACAAGATCGGAATCGTCGTCTCCGACGACAGCCCGAAGCGCCTCGCGATGGCGATGAACCTCGGGCACACCGCGCTCGCCTCCGAGACGGAGGTGCTCGTCTACTTCACCTTCGACGGGTTGACCCACCTCCTCGAGGGCGATCGAGACGTCTCCGAGATCGAGGCGCTGCTCGACGCGGGGATGCCGAACCCCTACGACCTGCTCGACGCGTTCGTCGCCGACGGCGGCGATCTCGTCTCGACGGTCGCCTGTACGACGACGCTCGACATGCTCCGGTGGGAGCAGGACGCGATGGACGAGTCGGTCACGACCAGGTTCGCCGGCGCGGCGACGTTCCTCGAAGAAGTGGACGACGCGGATCAGGTGTTCACCTTCTGA
- a CDS encoding DsrE/DsrF/DrsH-like family protein — translation MSSDTPPRSADEASSTDAASGTDAASNADVTPDADARSDADTPSDADATPDSVAALEARIEDLESELADLRAEDDGGGRKLSIVATKGTLDMAYPPLILASTAAAFGWDVTVFHTFWGLDILHEERSKELKLSSVGNPNVPVPNAIGALPGMDRVTTKMMEQRIRDNDTASVEELLETSLEMGVEFQACQMTIDLMGYDEDDFYDGVTTGVGAATAIQDMADADVQLLV, via the coding sequence ATGAGTTCGGACACGCCACCGAGGTCGGCCGACGAGGCGTCCAGTACCGACGCGGCGTCCGGTACTGACGCGGCGTCCAACGCTGACGTGACACCAGACGCCGACGCACGGTCCGACGCCGATACGCCGTCCGACGCCGACGCGACGCCCGATTCCGTGGCCGCGCTGGAGGCCCGCATCGAGGACCTCGAGTCGGAACTCGCCGACCTCCGCGCCGAGGACGACGGCGGGGGGCGGAAGCTGTCGATCGTCGCGACGAAGGGCACGCTCGACATGGCCTACCCCCCGCTCATCCTCGCGAGTACGGCCGCCGCCTTCGGGTGGGATGTGACGGTGTTCCACACCTTCTGGGGGCTCGACATCCTCCACGAGGAGCGCTCGAAGGAACTCAAGTTGAGTTCGGTCGGCAACCCCAACGTGCCGGTGCCGAACGCGATCGGCGCGCTCCCCGGGATGGACCGCGTGACGACGAAGATGATGGAACAGCGGATCAGGGACAACGACACCGCCAGCGTCGAGGAACTCCTCGAGACCTCACTGGAGATGGGCGTCGAGTTCCAGGCCTGCCAGATGACGATCGACCTGATGGGCTACGACGAGGACGACTTCTACGACGGCGTCACCACCGGCGTCGGTGCCGCCACGGCGATCCAGGACATGGCCGACGCGGACGTTCAACTGCTCGTCTGA
- a CDS encoding Cdc6/Cdc18 family protein: MTEDPSQSSDGDAAPDADRIDPDPVSDDDLFSTGDIFARRELLRVGHVPDRDRIVGRDNEMQQVGNALGPATHGDPPRNLVIFGKTGTGKSLVSRHICRRARGRAEVNDVDLLHAYVDCSDADTETRVVRDMTFQVRDEIDPDREIPIAGIGASEYYRYLWNLLDEIDVFVVILDEIDKLRDDQVLMQLSRAEESGKTNTFVGVISISNKIEYRERLNERINSSLQDRELTFHPYDAEQLRNILENRRDAFHDGVLSKDVIPRTAALAAREHGDARKAIDILFEAGALAEANGDQGVTSAHVDDAQQRTEVKRFQDLVSGSTPHVKYALRALALLTAQSDESETKMFSTSEIYSLYERLAERDDTKPLSHDRVYRLLKEQSFLGITESHLTGGGKGQGSYLAHRLMKEPEIVLEALGSGP; encoded by the coding sequence ATGACAGAGGACCCGTCGCAGTCGTCCGATGGGGACGCGGCCCCGGATGCCGACCGGATCGACCCGGATCCCGTGTCGGACGACGACCTGTTCAGCACCGGCGACATCTTCGCCCGGCGGGAACTCCTCCGCGTCGGGCACGTCCCCGACCGCGACCGTATCGTCGGTCGGGACAACGAGATGCAGCAGGTCGGGAACGCGCTCGGGCCCGCGACGCACGGCGACCCGCCCCGCAATCTCGTGATCTTCGGGAAGACCGGGACGGGCAAGTCGCTCGTCTCTCGACACATCTGCCGGCGCGCCAGGGGTCGGGCGGAGGTCAACGACGTGGACCTCCTCCACGCGTACGTCGATTGTTCCGACGCCGACACCGAGACCCGGGTCGTCCGCGACATGACGTTCCAGGTCCGCGACGAGATCGACCCCGACCGGGAGATCCCGATCGCGGGGATCGGAGCCTCGGAGTACTACCGATACCTCTGGAACCTCCTCGACGAGATCGACGTCTTCGTCGTGATCCTCGACGAGATCGACAAACTCCGCGACGATCAGGTCCTGATGCAACTGTCACGCGCGGAGGAGTCGGGCAAGACCAACACCTTCGTCGGGGTGATCTCGATCAGCAACAAGATCGAGTACCGGGAACGCCTGAACGAGCGCATCAACTCCAGCCTGCAGGATCGCGAACTCACCTTCCATCCCTACGACGCGGAGCAGCTTCGGAACATCCTCGAGAACCGTCGCGACGCCTTCCACGACGGCGTCCTGAGCAAGGACGTGATCCCGCGGACGGCCGCCCTCGCCGCCCGGGAACACGGCGACGCCCGCAAGGCGATCGACATCCTGTTCGAGGCCGGAGCGCTCGCGGAAGCGAACGGGGATCAGGGGGTGACGTCCGCTCACGTGGACGACGCCCAGCAGCGGACCGAGGTCAAACGGTTCCAGGACCTCGTCTCCGGTTCGACCCCGCACGTGAAGTACGCGCTGCGGGCGCTCGCGTTGCTGACCGCACAGAGCGACGAGAGCGAGACCAAGATGTTCTCGACGAGCGAGATCTACAGCCTGTACGAACGGCTGGCGGAACGCGACGACACCAAGCCGCTCTCGCACGATCGGGTCTACCGACTGCTGAAGGAACAGTCGTTTCTCGGGATCACGGAGTCGCACCTCACCGGCGGCGGGAAGGGTCAGGGATCGTATCTCGCTCACCGCCTGATGAAGGAACCGGAGATCGTCCTCGAAGCGCTCGGATCGGGACCGTAG
- a CDS encoding pyridoxal-phosphate-dependent aminotransferase family protein, giving the protein MIHEEGRLLMTPGPTALPPDVREAMSRPISNPDVEVGFTAQYRSILEKLAAVYGTDDEVLVLGGEGILGLEASVASLIAPGEEVLCLANGLYGEGFADFVEMHGGEPVLHRVPSGTAFEVEAVASLVEERDFAAATMVHCETPTGVLNDLAEVLGLLRDAGVLTVVDAVSSLAGTAVSVDRIDVCLGASQKCLSSPPGLTTLSVSDRAWDEIDATEQHTFYTSLEPWRGIDLEGDEAVLLPYTHLVSNLYALEASLDRFLEEGRERVFERHEDVAELCRARGREIGLEPFPPSESACSPTVTAFAVDGRAVEIQGRLEREHDVVVATGLGDLADDVVRVGHMGYNADRERVERTMDALEAVVGS; this is encoded by the coding sequence ATGATCCACGAGGAGGGACGACTGCTGATGACTCCCGGGCCGACCGCGTTGCCCCCCGACGTCCGGGAGGCGATGAGTCGACCGATCAGTAACCCCGACGTCGAAGTGGGGTTCACGGCGCAGTACCGATCGATCCTCGAAAAGCTGGCGGCGGTCTACGGGACGGACGACGAGGTCCTCGTCCTCGGCGGCGAAGGGATCCTCGGTCTCGAGGCGAGCGTCGCGTCGCTGATCGCTCCCGGGGAGGAGGTGCTCTGTCTGGCGAACGGCCTGTACGGCGAGGGATTCGCCGACTTCGTCGAGATGCACGGGGGCGAGCCGGTACTACACCGCGTCCCGTCCGGTACGGCGTTCGAGGTCGAGGCGGTCGCGTCCCTGGTCGAGGAACGCGACTTCGCCGCCGCGACGATGGTCCACTGCGAGACGCCGACGGGCGTGCTGAACGACCTCGCGGAGGTCCTCGGCCTGTTACGGGACGCGGGCGTGCTCACCGTCGTCGACGCGGTCTCCTCGCTCGCGGGGACGGCCGTCTCCGTCGACCGGATCGACGTGTGCCTGGGTGCCTCCCAGAAGTGCCTCAGTTCGCCCCCCGGGCTGACGACGCTCTCCGTAAGCGACCGAGCGTGGGACGAGATCGACGCGACCGAACAGCACACCTTCTACACGAGCCTCGAACCCTGGCGGGGTATCGACCTGGAGGGAGACGAGGCGGTCCTCCTCCCCTACACGCACCTGGTGTCGAACCTCTACGCGCTCGAAGCCTCCCTCGATCGATTCCTCGAGGAGGGGCGCGAGCGGGTGTTCGAGCGCCACGAGGACGTCGCCGAGCTGTGTCGGGCGCGCGGACGGGAGATCGGTCTCGAACCGTTCCCGCCGTCGGAGAGCGCCTGCTCGCCGACCGTGACCGCGTTCGCGGTGGACGGGCGCGCGGTCGAGATCCAGGGGCGACTCGAACGGGAACACGACGTCGTCGTCGCGACCGGTCTCGGCGACCTGGCCGACGACGTCGTCCGCGTCGGGCACATGGGGTACAACGCGGACCGCGAGCGCGTCGAGCGAACGATGGACGCGCTCGAGGCCGTCGTCGGATCCTGA
- a CDS encoding lysylphosphatidylglycerol synthase transmembrane domain-containing protein, with product MKLETKPSMIAVGFAGGAIVFGIVLWVVGIDGVVRALRDADPAILAAVFLVATFWLLTWALSLRTVLDVLGVSLRPSTVVPVYAAAIFANNVTPFGQAGGEPVSAWFISEATETRYETGLVAIASVDALHFVPSIFLGLVGLGYYAVTITFGRQLEVVGTAVGALALAIPALAYAGWTRRYALEERTVAVVVPAVRTVASALPGTDAPTERSVRERIEEFYAGIERVAADRRGLGFALGYSAAGWFALAVSLWLSLFALGYAVPFAATLVAIPVGDLAAFAPLPGGLGGVEALLVGVLVVLPGTPGAEVIGAAVLIHRAAVYLLPTIGGGGSAAVITARR from the coding sequence GTGAAACTGGAAACGAAGCCGTCGATGATCGCGGTCGGGTTCGCGGGCGGGGCTATCGTCTTCGGGATCGTGCTGTGGGTCGTCGGCATCGACGGGGTCGTCCGGGCGCTCCGGGACGCCGACCCGGCGATCCTCGCCGCCGTCTTCCTCGTGGCGACGTTCTGGTTGCTGACGTGGGCGCTGTCGCTGCGGACGGTGCTCGACGTACTCGGCGTCTCGCTGCGCCCCTCGACGGTCGTTCCCGTGTACGCCGCCGCGATCTTCGCCAACAACGTCACGCCGTTCGGGCAGGCCGGCGGCGAGCCGGTGAGCGCGTGGTTCATCTCCGAGGCGACCGAAACCCGATACGAGACCGGGCTCGTCGCCATCGCCAGCGTCGACGCGCTCCACTTCGTCCCCTCGATCTTCCTCGGCCTCGTCGGTCTCGGCTACTACGCCGTCACGATCACGTTCGGCCGCCAGCTCGAGGTCGTCGGCACGGCCGTCGGCGCGCTCGCCCTGGCGATTCCCGCCCTCGCCTACGCGGGCTGGACCCGCCGCTACGCGCTCGAGGAGCGGACCGTCGCCGTGGTGGTCCCGGCGGTCCGCACCGTCGCGAGCGCGCTCCCCGGGACCGACGCGCCCACCGAGCGATCCGTCCGCGAGCGCATCGAGGAGTTCTACGCGGGCATCGAACGGGTCGCCGCCGACCGTCGCGGGCTGGGGTTCGCGCTCGGCTACTCCGCCGCCGGCTGGTTCGCGCTCGCCGTCTCGCTGTGGCTGTCGCTGTTCGCGCTCGGGTACGCCGTCCCCTTCGCGGCCACCCTCGTCGCCATTCCCGTCGGCGACCTCGCGGCGTTCGCTCCGCTCCCCGGCGGCCTGGGCGGTGTCGAAGCGCTGCTCGTCGGCGTGCTCGTCGTCCTCCCGGGGACGCCGGGTGCGGAGGTGATCGGGGCGGCGGTCCTCATCCACCGGGCGGCCGTCTACCTCCTCCCGACGATCGGCGGCGGTGGATCCGCCGCCGTCATCACCGCTCGTCGATGA
- a CDS encoding halocyanin domain-containing protein, with translation MRGETATRGETATRGETAVSEETVVRDETAMSEEMRMSEETSGGETTMSEVTATGEEATMRDATASPTRRRFLATTAGVALGAGLLARPAAAQGGGGVDLAAWFENTDGVGEVVDARGKSTVEIAVGAKGNGGAFAFDPAAVRVDPGTTVVWKWTGQGGTHNVAAENGAFTSDYYAEAGKTYEYTPKKTGVVPYACVPHKAMGMKGALVVGDAQVSLDGAGEGGAGNGTAGGDGAASDGEGSGEGKGEGDPARTFGGWLENTDNYDGVVDKRGENRVTVKVGAKGNGGEFAFEPAAVHVDPGTTVVWKWVGDAGAYDVVDETLGYHSERVAGPGHRFAMRFGGGGVSTYECETYGDRGMRGVVVIGDPNDRVISDAGKAALGGGALAFVAPLLYGLRLHAKNTTGPDHD, from the coding sequence ATGAGAGGGGAGACAGCGACGAGAGGAGAGACAGCGACGAGAGGAGAGACGGCGGTGAGCGAGGAGACGGTGGTGAGAGACGAGACGGCGATGAGCGAGGAGATGCGGATGAGCGAGGAGACGTCGGGAGGGGAGACGACGATGAGCGAAGTGACGGCGACGGGTGAGGAGGCGACGATGAGAGACGCGACGGCGTCGCCGACCCGGCGGCGGTTCCTCGCGACCACCGCGGGCGTCGCGCTCGGGGCGGGCCTGCTCGCGCGGCCGGCCGCCGCGCAGGGCGGTGGAGGAGTCGACCTCGCCGCCTGGTTCGAGAACACCGACGGCGTGGGCGAAGTCGTCGACGCGCGCGGCAAGTCGACCGTGGAGATCGCCGTCGGCGCGAAGGGCAACGGCGGCGCGTTCGCGTTCGACCCCGCCGCGGTGCGCGTTGACCCCGGCACGACCGTCGTCTGGAAGTGGACCGGCCAGGGCGGCACGCACAACGTCGCCGCGGAGAACGGCGCGTTCACGTCCGACTACTACGCCGAGGCGGGCAAGACCTACGAGTACACGCCGAAGAAAACGGGCGTCGTCCCGTACGCCTGCGTCCCGCACAAGGCGATGGGGATGAAGGGAGCGCTCGTCGTCGGCGACGCGCAGGTCTCGCTGGACGGTGCCGGCGAGGGCGGAGCCGGAAACGGAACCGCCGGCGGAGACGGTGCCGCGAGCGACGGGGAGGGGTCGGGCGAGGGCAAGGGCGAGGGCGACCCCGCGAGGACCTTCGGCGGCTGGCTCGAGAACACCGACAACTACGACGGCGTCGTCGACAAGCGAGGTGAGAACCGCGTCACGGTCAAAGTCGGCGCGAAGGGCAACGGCGGTGAATTCGCGTTCGAGCCCGCGGCAGTCCACGTCGACCCCGGAACGACGGTCGTCTGGAAGTGGGTCGGCGACGCGGGCGCGTACGACGTCGTCGACGAGACCCTCGGGTACCACAGCGAGCGCGTCGCCGGGCCGGGCCACCGGTTCGCGATGCGGTTCGGCGGCGGCGGCGTCAGCACCTACGAGTGCGAGACGTACGGCGACCGCGGGATGCGCGGAGTCGTCGTCATCGGGGACCCGAACGACCGCGTCATCTCCGACGCGGGCAAGGCGGCGCTCGGCGGCGGCGCGCTCGCGTTCGTCGCACCGTTGCTATACGGACTCCGACTCCACGCGAAGAACACGACCGGCCCGGATCACGACTGA
- a CDS encoding multicopper oxidase domain-containing protein yields MTDNVGAPGNGLSRRQFLAATGSAGLFATAGCTTAVSPVAEQVELNGAAKLQSDLPTTGRPEVVDLDERGHEVTIKSVMASHHVHPLKTMGGPISLPVVWAFQADDGTPSVPGPILRTTEGSELKITLDNTGMQVPHTLHFHGVRKTWKNDGVPTTTGITVMPGEKHTYTIPANVPGTHLYHCHYQTPMHMEMGMYGILRVDPKGYEPADKEYFMTVKEWDTRLSRQHGGEDVQYDLTNRRADAFTINGKSAPATLHPETGSPIIVESGDTVRLHWVNAGFMSHPLHTHNHRFRVVEKDGSPMPEPLQYKQDVLNVAPAERYTVEFEADADPGIYLMHCHKVDHVRNGSSYPGGMLTRIVYKEAMNTDIFRQLMDYAGYEG; encoded by the coding sequence ATGACCGACAACGTCGGAGCCCCCGGAAACGGTCTCTCGCGCCGCCAGTTCCTCGCCGCGACGGGTAGCGCGGGACTGTTCGCCACCGCCGGCTGTACGACGGCCGTCTCGCCGGTCGCGGAGCAGGTGGAACTGAACGGTGCGGCGAAGCTCCAGTCCGACCTCCCGACGACCGGCCGTCCGGAGGTCGTCGACCTCGACGAGCGGGGCCACGAAGTGACGATCAAATCGGTGATGGCTAGTCACCACGTCCACCCGCTTAAGACCATGGGCGGCCCCATCTCGCTCCCGGTCGTCTGGGCGTTCCAGGCGGACGACGGGACGCCGAGCGTCCCCGGGCCCATCCTGCGGACGACCGAGGGGAGCGAGCTGAAGATCACGCTCGACAACACGGGGATGCAGGTGCCCCACACGCTGCACTTCCACGGCGTCCGCAAGACGTGGAAGAACGACGGCGTCCCCACGACGACCGGGATCACCGTCATGCCGGGCGAGAAGCACACCTACACCATCCCCGCGAACGTCCCCGGCACGCACCTCTACCACTGCCACTACCAGACGCCGATGCACATGGAGATGGGGATGTACGGCATCCTCCGGGTCGACCCGAAGGGGTACGAACCGGCCGACAAGGAGTACTTCATGACGGTCAAGGAGTGGGACACCCGCCTCTCGCGCCAGCACGGCGGCGAGGACGTCCAGTACGACCTCACCAACCGCCGCGCCGACGCGTTCACGATCAACGGGAAGTCGGCCCCCGCGACGCTCCACCCCGAGACGGGATCGCCGATCATCGTCGAGTCCGGCGACACGGTCCGACTCCACTGGGTCAACGCCGGGTTCATGAGCCACCCGCTTCACACCCACAACCACCGCTTCCGCGTGGTCGAGAAGGACGGTAGTCCGATGCCCGAGCCGCTCCAGTACAAGCAGGACGTGCTGAACGTCGCCCCGGCCGAGCGCTACACCGTCGAGTTCGAGGCGGACGCCGACCCCGGCATCTACCTCATGCACTGTCACAAGGTCGATCACGTGCGCAACGGCTCGTCGTACCCCGGCGGAATGCTCACCAGGATCGTCTACAAGGAGGCGATGAACACCGACATCTTCCGGCAGCTCATGGACTACGCCGGGTACGAGGGGTGA
- a CDS encoding winged helix-turn-helix domain-containing protein: MASDPRADDAPRFQDVLDALDDPDCRAIVEQLREPMTASELAEASGVPLSTTYRKLDLLTDAALLDERLEIRPNGRHRARYVVAFDEVRITLTDDRTLDAEIKRRTRTPDERLSELWAEVRKETQ, from the coding sequence ATGGCAAGTGATCCCCGCGCCGACGACGCGCCGCGGTTTCAAGACGTACTGGACGCGCTCGACGATCCCGACTGCCGGGCGATCGTCGAACAACTGCGCGAACCCATGACCGCGAGCGAACTCGCCGAGGCGTCCGGGGTTCCGCTGTCGACGACCTACCGGAAGCTCGATCTCCTCACCGACGCCGCCCTCCTCGACGAACGCCTAGAGATCAGACCGAACGGCCGTCACCGGGCGCGGTACGTCGTGGCCTTCGACGAGGTCCGGATCACCCTCACCGACGACCGCACCCTCGACGCGGAGATCAAACGGCGCACGCGGACGCCGGACGAACGCCTCTCGGAACTCTGGGCCGAAGTCCGGAAGGAGACGCAGTGA
- a CDS encoding DUF2249 domain-containing protein → MTRETADDGVRDGDRVRELDARAIDGEPFGDIMAALDALGEDDTLVLVNSFEPEPLYGVLRRRGFEYETTRVADEEWRVSITHE, encoded by the coding sequence ATGACCAGGGAGACGGCGGACGACGGTGTTCGAGACGGCGATCGGGTTCGAGAACTCGACGCCAGGGCGATCGACGGCGAGCCGTTCGGCGACATCATGGCGGCGCTCGACGCGCTCGGGGAGGACGACACGCTCGTCCTCGTCAACAGTTTCGAACCGGAACCGCTGTACGGCGTCCTGCGGCGACGGGGGTTCGAGTACGAGACGACGCGAGTCGCGGACGAGGAGTGGCGCGTCTCGATCACCCACGAGTGA
- a CDS encoding CGCGG family putative rSAM-modified RiPP protein, whose protein sequence is MTGVSHDDVEPITDRVHDNSWSANLEKPRHADDRDLVVAQAIDAVEHTAPGNHVNLVTHGNHGHPSAFLFPALRDAFDASVEWEYVEQCGCGGHVTRVHV, encoded by the coding sequence ATGACGGGAGTGTCCCACGACGACGTCGAACCGATCACGGACCGCGTACACGACAATTCGTGGTCGGCGAACCTGGAGAAGCCGCGGCACGCGGACGACCGCGATCTCGTCGTCGCGCAGGCCATCGACGCGGTCGAGCACACGGCCCCGGGCAACCACGTGAACCTCGTCACGCACGGGAATCACGGCCACCCCTCGGCGTTCCTCTTTCCGGCGCTCCGGGACGCGTTCGACGCGTCCGTCGAGTGGGAGTACGTCGAACAGTGCGGCTGCGGCGGGCACGTGACGCGCGTCCACGTCTGA
- a CDS encoding TIGR04053 family radical SAM/SPASM domain-containing protein: MNPRTIDTSRRPFVLIWELTQACALACKHCRADARPHRHPDELTTSEGKRLLDDARRFGDSQLVVLSGGDPLARDDTVELVDYGTDVGLRMTLTPSGTTSLTGERIEALADAGLRRMALSVDGGTATSHDEFRRERGSFDQTVRAARNARAAGLPLQINTTVCAETVDELPAIRDLVADLDAVLWSVFFLVPVGRGSVLEPISPEAAERVMEWLCAVSETSPFGVKTTEAPHYRRVAIERSGAERAAAGGDAAGGDPTARDGTKRDPTGRDGEGRPGRPADGIGRRAGITAGDGFAFVSHTGEVYPSGFLPRSAGNVRDEGIVEPYRHSELFRSLRDRGALRGKCGACPYRYVCGGSRSRAYAYTDDPLESDPLCAYVPDGYDGPLPATQQG, from the coding sequence ATGAATCCGCGAACCATCGACACGTCACGACGACCGTTCGTCCTCATCTGGGAACTCACGCAGGCGTGCGCCCTCGCCTGCAAGCACTGTCGGGCGGACGCCCGGCCGCACCGCCACCCGGACGAACTCACGACGAGCGAGGGGAAGCGACTCCTCGACGACGCCCGCCGGTTCGGCGACAGCCAGCTCGTCGTCCTCTCCGGCGGCGACCCGCTCGCCCGCGACGACACCGTCGAACTCGTCGACTACGGGACCGACGTCGGACTGCGGATGACGCTCACGCCGAGCGGCACGACGTCGCTCACCGGCGAGCGGATCGAGGCGCTCGCCGACGCCGGCCTTCGCCGGATGGCGCTCAGCGTCGACGGCGGAACGGCGACGAGCCACGACGAGTTCCGTCGGGAGCGGGGGAGCTTCGACCAGACCGTCCGGGCCGCCCGGAACGCCCGGGCGGCCGGCCTCCCCCTCCAGATCAACACGACGGTCTGCGCGGAGACCGTCGACGAACTCCCCGCGATCCGCGACCTCGTCGCCGACCTCGACGCCGTCCTCTGGTCGGTGTTCTTCCTCGTCCCCGTCGGCAGGGGGAGCGTCCTCGAACCGATCTCCCCCGAGGCGGCCGAGCGCGTCATGGAGTGGCTCTGTGCGGTGAGCGAGACGTCCCCGTTCGGCGTGAAGACGACGGAAGCACCCCACTACCGGCGCGTGGCGATCGAGCGGAGCGGGGCGGAGCGCGCCGCGGCGGGGGGCGACGCGGCGGGAGGCGACCCGACGGCGCGTGACGGAACGAAGCGCGATCCGACGGGGCGCGACGGGGAGGGGCGACCCGGGCGGCCGGCCGACGGGATCGGTCGCCGGGCGGGCATCACCGCCGGCGACGGGTTCGCCTTCGTGAGCCACACGGGCGAGGTCTACCCCTCCGGGTTCCTCCCGCGCTCGGCGGGGAACGTCCGCGACGAGGGGATCGTCGAGCCGTATCGTCACTCGGAGCTGTTCCGGTCGCTCCGCGACCGCGGCGCGCTCCGCGGGAAGTGCGGGGCGTGTCCGTACCGGTACGTCTGCGGCGGGAGTCGTTCTCGCGCGTACGCGTACACGGACGATCCGCTGGAGAGCGACCCGCTCTGTGCCTACGTCCCCGACGGATACGACGGGCCGCTCCCGGCGACCCAGCAGGGGTGA